The DNA segment CGAGATCGTGGGGGAAGGCCTGCGGGTGCATGCGTCCGCGCTGTCGGCCGGGCAGGTGCGCCAGCAGGTGCTGGCCATGCTGGAGGAGGTTGGCCTGAGCGAAGCCCAGTTCCCCGGCCTGCTGGAGCGCTACCCGCATGAATTTTCCGGCGGCCAGCGCCAGCGCATTGCCGTGGCCCGCGCCCTGGTGCTGGAGCCGCAGCTGCTGGTGCTGGACGAGCCCACCAGCGCGCTGGATGTGACCATTCAGCAACAGGTGCTGGCCTTGCTGCAGCGCCTGCAGCGCGAGCGCGGTCTGGCGTATCTGCTGATCACCCACGATATGGACGTGATCCGTGCCATGGCCCACCAGGTGCTGGTGATGAAGGATGGCGCCATCGTGGAGCAAGGCCCGGCCCTGGAGTTGCTGGCCCAGCCCCGCCATCCCTATACCCAGAAGCTGGTGGCGGCCACGCAATAGGGCAGGCACCCCGGAAGGGGCATGCGCCACCCATGGCCTGCCGGGGCGGAGTGTCGGCGCCTTTGCTCCGCACGGGTGGGCGCATGGCCGCCGCCTTGCCGCAGCAAGCTGTGTGGGTGCTAGTAGCTGCCGGTGGGGTTGACGCCGTCCTGGTGCACCCAGATCACGCGGTCCACCGGTACGCCCATCTCGCGCGCCTGGCGCAGCAGGCGCTCTTCCACCCCCATGGGCAAAAAAGGTGTGCGCGACAGAATCCAGAAGCGGTCCAGCTGCGAGCCCACCACCATGGCCCAGCGGTATTTGGGGTCCAGCGCCACCACGTTGTAGCCGTCGTAGAACGGCCCGAAAAACGCCACTTTCAACGCACCCACATCCGGCCCCAGCACGGTCTTGGCTTTGCCGGTGGCGATATGCCATTCGCGCTTGCGTGGGTCGTAGCCGCGGTTTTCCACGCGGATACCGCCATTGGGCAGGCGGCTGTATTCGGCCTGGGTGCGCTGCAGGCCTTTTTCAAAACGGTTGTCGATGCGCGCGACCTCGTACCACTTGCCCAGGTAGCGGCCTAGTTCAAAGTCGGACACCGGTATGGCCGTGGGGGGAATCGGCGGGCGGCGCAGCGCATACCAGGCAATCGCGCCCACGGTGGTCAGCGCCAGGGTGGCCAGCACGGGGATGTTGCGTTCCAGCACCTGCGAAACCGGCAGATGGCCGCGTGCTTCTGTGGGGTCCTGGCGGAGCGGATCGGGGAGGCGGAGCATGGCAGGTTCCTTTGGCTGCAAACAGGGAAGTCGGGCGGCGCAAACGGGTGCGGTTACCAGCTTAGGCATATCCGCAGGCGCTTGCTATAGGTTCTGACTGTAGGTGTGGCGTAGTTGCAGCGCTTGTAGTCCATTTCTGGCAAAACGCGTGCGCAGGTGCAGGGCTTGCGGTCCTGTCAGCGTACCGGCAGCGGTGTGCCAGAGGGTGGCTTGTGCAGGAAAGCGGATGCAGTACAAAGCTGTGCATTGCGGGTTTTTACGGAGCCGGCGGAGGGGCGCCCCGGCCGCACCGCAGGGAAATTCCATGCTGCATGGCGCGGAACGCGGGCCCTTGCGGCCTTGGTCGAGGGCGCAGCAGTGTTTTTGAATGACCGCTGAAACCGGCCTGCAACGCAGGTGGCACTAGCACAGTTGGCTATGTATTTGTGACTTTGTGCAGGGATTTGCACGCGCACTGTTCAAGCCGGGCGCTGGATGTGGAAGAATCCTGCCCTTTACCGTTGTTCGCAAAAGGAGTCCATCATGGGCAACAAAATCGTGACCGAAGCCGATCGCAAGTTCACCCCCCAACCCGCAGTGCCTAACGGCGTGACCCTGCCCACCGGTGGCCGTGGCCAGCGCGTGAGCCTGGAACGTGGTTCGCACACCCGCAGCAAGAAGAACCCTGGCAAGCGCCACGGTTGATTCCCGGACCTGCAGGCGCCTTGCCTGCGGATCTGCTGCACAACAGCCCGCCTTGGCGGGCTGTTGTCGTTTTGGGGTCGTCCACCGTGTGCAGAGGCACATGCCATGGGCGCACAGGGAGGCCGTCACGACCGTATGCGGCGATCTGGCTGCTGGCCAGGGGGTGTTCTCCCGGATGGTGGAGCCGGACGGCTCTGGCTAGCGTGTGGGCATGCACCACAGGCTTTGCGCATTGGGGGATGGACGGATTTCACCACGGTATGAAGCACCGGGAGTTTCCGGTGCGTGGCGCAGGCATCAGCACGGACTGGCGCGGGTCGCTGCTGCGCTATGGGTGGCACTGTGCGCCGTGACTGGTGCAGCGGGTATAGCAGGTGCGGCAGGTGCAGCGCAGGCCATGCCTTCTGTTGCGCCGCAGCCATCCCCTTTATCTCCGTTGTCGCCAGCTCTGTCAGCGCCTTCTCCCTGGGCAGGCCAGGGCGCCGTGCCCTCGCTGCAAGCCAGCCATGTGGCGGCCTGCACCGCCTGCCATGGGCCGCAGGGGCGGGCCACGCCGTCCGGTTACTTTCCACGCATTGCGGGCAAGCCCGAGGAATACCTCTACCAGCAACTGCTGAACTTCCGCGATGGCCGGCGCAGCTACCCCTTGATGGGCCATCTGCTGCAGCACCTGGATGACGGCATGCTGCGGGGCATGGCGCGTTATTTTGCGGCGCTGGATGTGCCGTATCCGCCGCCGGAGCCCCCGGCTTCCACGGCGGCCCGCCTGGTGCGTGGCGCACAGCTGGTGCGCCAGGGCGATGCCGCACGCGGCATTCCTGCCTGCACCCAATGCCATGGAGCGCAGCTGACGGGCAGTCTGCCGGCGGTGCCCGGGCTGCTGGGTCTCTCGCGCGACTATCTGAACAGCCAGCTGGGAGCCTGGCGTGCCGGGCGGCGCGCCGCCCGCGCGCCGGACTGCATGGCCCAGGTGGCCAAGGGGCTGGCGCTGGAGGATGTGGCCGATCTGAGCGCCTGGCTGGCCACACAGCCCGTGCCCGTGCACTCCAAGCCATCCGCCTCTGCGGCCGTGCGCTGGCCGCTGCCTTGCGGTGCGGCGCCGCAACCCGGGGAGGGGCGGCCATGAGTGCGCCACGGATGCCGCGCGCCATGGCGCAGCCCATGCCGGTCGGCCTGGGGGCGCGGGGGCGGCGCCGGTGGATGCGGGTTGTGGTTCTGTGCGCCTTGCTGGCTGTGGCCGCGCTGGCCTGGCTGCTGTGGCGTGGCAGTGCGGCGGGCACGCCGTCGGAGACGAAGGGTGCGGAGTCGTCGGCGCCGCCTTCTGCCGCGGTGCTGGAGCGCGGGGCCTATCTGGTGCGGGTCGGCGCCTGCATGGGCTGCCACACCGCCCAGGGCGGTGTGGTGCTGGCGGGGGGAGGCGAGGTGCGCACGCCGTTTGGCGTGTTCCATGCGCCGAATCTGACCCCCGATGCCGAGACCGGTCTGGGCCGCTGGAGCCTGGCCGATTTTCGTCGCGCCATGCGCCACGGCGTGGCGCCCGGCGGGCGCTTGCTGTACCCCGCATTCCCTTACGAGCAGTACACGGCCTTGCGTACGGATGACGTGGATGCCCTCTACCACTACCTGCGCAGCCTGCCGCCGGTGGCGCAGCCGGCCCAGCCGCATGTGCTGG comes from the Comamonas terrigena NBRC 13299 genome and includes:
- a CDS encoding lipocalin family protein — translated: MLRLPDPLRQDPTEARGHLPVSQVLERNIPVLATLALTTVGAIAWYALRRPPIPPTAIPVSDFELGRYLGKWYEVARIDNRFEKGLQRTQAEYSRLPNGGIRVENRGYDPRKREWHIATGKAKTVLGPDVGALKVAFFGPFYDGYNVVALDPKYRWAMVVGSQLDRFWILSRTPFLPMGVEERLLRQAREMGVPVDRVIWVHQDGVNPTGSY
- a CDS encoding c-type cytochrome encodes the protein MPSVAPQPSPLSPLSPALSAPSPWAGQGAVPSLQASHVAACTACHGPQGRATPSGYFPRIAGKPEEYLYQQLLNFRDGRRSYPLMGHLLQHLDDGMLRGMARYFAALDVPYPPPEPPASTAARLVRGAQLVRQGDAARGIPACTQCHGAQLTGSLPAVPGLLGLSRDYLNSQLGAWRAGRRAARAPDCMAQVAKGLALEDVADLSAWLATQPVPVHSKPSASAAVRWPLPCGAAPQPGEGRP